DNA from Bombus vancouverensis nearcticus chromosome 14, iyBomVanc1_principal, whole genome shotgun sequence:
ACGACATCACCAATTTCAACATCTCTGTAATAAACAatgacaatatatatatataaaagagaTTTTTATATATGATAAATACAACAACTATTTTTTCTTCAGAAGACGAATAAGCTGCTTCAATTTATAATTCAGAAGACCGTCGTCTATATCATCACATGTTTTTTACAACTTCTTTAAAATAATGAAGAGATATATTAGAAACTAACCTGAAACAAGGGCTCAGATGAACACTCATGTTACGATGACGTTTTTCAAAGCGGTTATATTTTCGGATATAATGAAGGTAATCCCTACGTATGACAATAGTCCTTTGCATTTTCATCTTTTGTACTACACCAGTGAGAATGCGTCCTCTAATAGAAATGTTACCAGTAAATGGACATTTTTTGTCAATGTAAGTTCCTTCCAGAGCctgaaaaatgatattaaaaaaaaaattataacgcattcgttaaatattattagtttctattattttttcgGTTAAATTGGATAGTTACTTCACGTGGTGTTTTGAAGCCAAGACCTACATTGCGGCTATACCGCATTGGCTTCCTCCTTTTTGGGCCCAGACCTTTCTTACGGTTAAGAAAGATCGTGGGTTGCTTCTGAAACGCACGTTCACTCTAAAAGCAAAAATACAATTCATTATTACACACGTATGCATATGACAAAGTATCCTGAATACTCGGTGCATTCGAATGATCTAACCACGTGCAGCGGTTATGCTATCAActcttttgtaatatttttaagaaGTCAACTTTTTACTCCGATTATTAACTACGACGATAAAATTGATTGTGTAACAATTATGGTTAATAAATAACGAAGGTGAATGTAAAAAAGATacatattgttattattaatatcgCACACGTACCTGATCAGCCATCTTGTTATACTGAAAGAGCGATCGAATCCGGAAGGGTGACCAACGTCATTTTCTATCGTTGAATTTCCAGTTGTACCAACATTGGGAAATAATATGTCATTTGAACGATCTACGTCCTACTTGGTCCTACGGACTTGAATTTTGGTTTTTATATGTAAGTAGTACgacgtatttctttattttaatcaatttcaACTATGTCACCTTAATTACTtgaatatgtatttattataattagtgTGTATAATGCTTTGAAAATCTATATTTGGTGTAATTACAGCTGTATAACATTATATTCGTTGCTGTAACTATAAAATTACTATGTagtattcaaatattttgaatattttagatACATTTCTTTTCAAACTACAACTAGTcaaatatattcaatatatttcataatttctatcaatacaatataatttttggTACATGAAATTAAATTCAGTTGATAGCTCGGACGCGACGatcaatcgatcgatcgaactaAAGATAGAAATCGGAACCGTTACAAATTGCAACTTGTTGCAGATCACAGTGGTCAGCCGTGAAGATTGGTTTCGTTTTTTTTGCGGTTGTGCGTAGGTCGTGGATAATTCAATTTGTTCGAGTTGACGCGCAAAGAGACATGTCGTTCTATACCACATTCCTGTGTTTACAACGCAATTGCGGTGagtgaatttttttgtttattcGTACAGAATTGAAACGGATTGATACTTTGTAAGCTGTAAATGTTACTGCTGCACTGCGGATGTGCAACAAGGTATAGAATGTATTCAATATgtcaaaatatacagaatatcgAGAGTAAAGTACACGTTATAACATTAAGTAGGTGAAACAAGCTTTTATTCCATTTCGATATAGAATTTCGACAAAAACCGCAGATTAATCATGGCATTCCGTAAcacaaattttctaaatttttacaatttattacattaCAAATATCATTTACATTTGTTGGTttcttttttgtaaatattttacgcGCCAAATTCGGTTTACTCGGTGCTGTTTAGACTCTTTGTCGTCAGATGTCAGCATCACGCCGGTTAAAAAGGAAATGAACGAAATCGATACTACGTATTAAAACCTTAAAACGAATGACAAATTTTTGGCGAACGAGAAGAAcatttgcaattttattaacattttcgTTTAACGAATGCATATTTATCGAATCTGAAGTAATCTATTTCTTCGATCATTCCTTTCCCCCCACCCCACCCAACGATACAACATTCCTCAAGCTCTGTggcataataataatttatacgaTTCTATAAAAAAATCAACCATAACCTTGAAATCAATCACCTTAATGATCTTGAATAAAATCTCACGAACTTTATATTTTGTTAGGTCAAAGCGAACGATCGTCTTACTTATCGTTGGATACAAGGGCATGCTTGAATAACACAGATACCAAACATTACGTTTTCTGTTACTTTCTTAACAGTACGATCGGAAAAAGTAGTCGTTTCGTAAGTGGAAATCGGAATCGCGAGCTACTACTGTCGCGTCACACGTCACCGCCATTGTGGGAATCGATCGAAACAATCACAATGTCATTGCTTAAACCCTGCGCATATTGTCACGCTTTCGTTGATCGGCTACGGCTACACCTTAGTTACCATTCTATGATCAGCGCGGTGAACGGCAAACCGCGATCCAACTAATTTTCCATTCTCGTTTCTATTTCATTGTTGCATTTCATACAAATTGCCGCAGCTCGTTTAACGATGCTTatacaatacaaaataataGCTGTTTCGATTGCTACGACTCGTATTACGGTTTCGCTTTAGATTTATTACTTAGAATCCTATATCCGGAGTCGATTCTCAAAGACCATGAAAACCGGTCGTATCTTAAATTCAAATTCAACTTGAAACTCGAATTTcagattaaaatttcaaattcaaatgtAGGTATTGCGAACGTTCGCGAGCTTCAGATCGAAATTCGAATTTCAAACGAAACAACTGGCATAATTCTGTTCGCATCTGCCATAGAAGCTTGCGTATTCGAACACGTGGGAGGACAGGACATTTCTGATAAGCTTTTTATAACAAAAGTTTACTAGCTATCCTTACCGTTTACTATCCAATACTTGCATCCAACAAAGAAGACGTAATATTTTTCAACGCATCGTTTCATCCTTCTTACAAGTAGATCGTATCATACTTATACTCGTAATGGTTGAAATCGAGCTAACTGAAATCTATTTATCTTTATTAACATGCCGCGATCGTACAATTTTCCGGCCAACGAACGATCCTATTAATAGGCTAATTGGTTCGCGTAAACGGAGTGCGGACAAACGAACCCTACGAATATTTCTACCGTACCGGTTTCTCAACACCGAAAACCTGCATTCTACGACACACGTGTGACCGCGTGTAATTGGCAATCTTACATTCTCCGCTCCAAGCATCTAGCCACGTTCGTTTCAATTTTCCTGAACGACTATCCTCCGCGTAACTCGTCATGTTGCTTTCTCCTCGACAGGGAGTCGAGGCGCGACTACATTCTCCGAAGCGTTTTCATTAGTTCTGTCTCGGCCAAATGCAAATCGCGTTGATCATTCGTCCGGCAACAAAGGGCCGTTAGCGGTTTTTTATCCCCTTTTGTAtactgttttttcttttttttctttcgttgatCCACGAGGTTCATAGACCAACGATGAGTCGTCGTTGCGAGTTTTCAACGACATTTCGATTCTAACCGCGGATAATTTCTTCGTACAAGCTGAAAATGTAGAAAGAACAGCGTCTAAAAAAAGATATCACGCTCAACGATTCGACTTTTTTCTCCAACTTTTACGTAACATGGAGGAGGATTGGAAGGTGCTTAATCGAAGATAGAACGTGACGGATATTCATGGTACGGCTAACAAATTGATTATCCTTGAACCGTGGCCCGCATCCAGACGGTCGTAGAATGTGTTATTAAGCGGAAGAATCTTAGAAACTTCCGCGCTTAACGAATATAACAGACGTATTACACGATGCCGTGTTTCGACGTACGCTCGTTATTTACCATTGCTATTCAATCGAACGATGATCAATCTATCCGACGAAGCACACGGCTTTTCGAAAGGCATAGCCGAGCCATGCGTTGGCAAATTATCGAACCTTGAAATTAGTCGATGGTCGTTTGAAACGTGTTCGATGAAAAAACCTCGccgtctttcttttcttatttttgccctttttctttttcttgcgcGACAACCGCGTTAATCCTGTTTTCTACGAACGAATGGTTCGTGGTTACTTTCTTGTAAGACACGAAATCGTTGGTAACGGGGCAAGGAATCGAATCAGTTCGCTGTTTCAGGGACGTGCATCGCCGGAGAAAGATGATCTTTCGTTTGTCTTATTAGAATTCATCGAcctcgatcgttcgatcgaaagAAGCCTCGAGTGTCTTTCGATTAGTAGTTTGCTCGTCGTTAATATTACGCAggcaaatattatataataaacttTTTCCTACGTCCAACAAGTTTTTTTCATCGTTGTATCGTAACATTCGTACGTATCGTCCAAGTGTTTTCTAAACTTCGTAACGACGATGATGAGCATATGCCTGCAGGCTATGTAAATATTCTCGATGGCTACGACTCTCGTCAAATATTTCGGCCGATAGTTTGGCATTGACCTGGCTTTCGAACGCGACCGTGGCTGTTGCATCTTTCTTCCTAGAAATGCCGACGTACCAGCCACTTCGAAGAAATTTTTAGCAGAATCGAATTCCAATAACGAGCGTGGTATCCTTAGTCGGCAGTTTCGCCTTAAGAGACCATCAGATTAACACTGGCACGTACTCGAACGTGGCTACACTTTGCTTATGGTAAAAGTATCCTTGTACAGCTTGTCTAGAGATATCGTGCACTTTCGAGAATGGTCAAACTGGTAGCGTGGTATCtggatacaaaaaaaaaaagaaaaaaaatttgtaaagtTCGCAACTTGCAGTTGTCGTACGTTAAGTAACCTGGCTCGTACGTACGCGAAGTGGCGGGCAAGTTGAATTTAAACAACGGTACTATCGACTTATCGTTTCAAGGATGCTTAAGAATGCCGAAGCGAATCGTTTTCCGATTCCCTTCGAGGGAAAATCCATCTAACGTCGAGAAAATCGATAAATAGCCCCGTAGAGCTCGTTTATCGCGGACGATAGGAAGCGTGCGCGTAGTTTGCACGATTAGATCTCGGTTGGAGGTTTAATTGCGACGACGGAAGAGTTCTCGCGTGCGTGTTGCGTGGTGGATGGCAATGCGAGTTTCGTTGCCGCGAATCGGCCTCACGTAAGCCAACTTAATTAAATAAAGGCCGCGTTCGTATTCGCAAACGAAACCGCGTATCGTAGAACGGTACTGCGTCTAAGTTATCGATTCTAAGTTTAACGATCCCTATTTCATCCGTTTCTAATTTGTACGTTAGCAGGGTCCGGCTCGCCGCGTATCATTTCCCGCCACTTAATAGTCAGCGCGTTCCATCAATCTCCTCGATAATTAGTAGTTCGTGTAATGACAGAAACCATTAGCTTCACGGTCACGCTGCACGGTGCACGTCCCTGCAAAACGTCGATAACGCTTCGGCTATTCCGTCCTCCTTCGTTTATAGGGCCGTACCCCTGTTATTTTTTCATCGTCCGGAAACTGAATATTCGTTTGGAACCTCGAACGTGTTAGATATAGAAGGTTTTAATCGAAGACAGAGGACTTAAGTTGCCGAATCGATGCTACGTTCGACGAGAAATATCCTTCGCTATCGGAGACCGTGTTATCAGTCGTCCGTGTTATCTTTAGTTTGGTAATCCTTTTGATCGATAATTAAAATTACTTGGAGGACAAAAGACAGCGGGAAAGCTAGCGAAGAAAGCGgttgaaaataatataatacaaatcaGCGAGATTCTAGTTTACGCCGAAGCTCGCGATATTCCTTCGCGATAAGAACACGTTCGATTGTAACTGCGTTCTTCCCATACGCGTTGTCGAACCATCGACGGCGAAAGTAGTCTCTGAAACGATTTCCACGAATAAAACCGAGAGCAAAGCTATTCTGTCTACTCTAACATCGATATTACATAAATTTCTCGAAAGCTGCGTCTCGAAAGCTCGGACTGTTAGTAGAATTCTATGGCGCGTTGCGCAAGTCCACGTGAATTAAGTAAAAAGTTAAGAAAGAGTTAGCTACGAGATCCGCTGCTTCCGTCTGGTCCGATCGACGCGCAGCATCCGCGTGGATCGAGAAAAATCTGCGTTTCTCATTGAATTATCTTCTTCGCGGTTCTCGCTGCTTCGCTATTCGTTCGGTCATTTAGCTCGGCTATTCAACGATCGATCTTCTCGCGCCGAGGTGTGTTCGAAGCTCTGTATCGATAAAATGTAGAAGCTACTCCGTTTGCCAGTGGCAAAAGGAGGCGAGGGAGAGATGGAAAAAACAACGCGACGATTTTACTCGGAATTCGGCAGAAACGATCAATAGATTCGCTGGAACGATCCCTtggattttttctttcttcttccattcGTACCGCTTTCCTGCTACGCACTGCCAAGCCTCACGTACTATTCTTATTACTCACGATTTTCTCCAATTTTCCAATTTGTATACAATTCGTTTAGTGTACAATGCTATTCGCCTTTGAATTTTTCCACGATAATATCCATCCGTGTAGGTAAATCTCGCGAAAGAGTAGAAAGTCTCTAGTTGTACCTGCTTTTTCACCAGGAAGCTCAGGAAGCCGATGTTGAAATGCCGCGAAATCAAGATGCAGCTTCCTTCTGCATATTCATCGGTGGTTTTTTCTCGTACACGGAACTCGCGAATCCGGCAGTATCATACAGGAAATTTAATCTTCGTCGCAGCTTCGTCCCTAAGGTTGGAACGTACGGCTGGGTAACTAGCTTCCACCGTCTGCCAATCAATGAGTCGGCTGTATTAGACAATTCTGCCGAGGATATTAAATGTTGGCTGCAACGAGGCGGCGAAACAGTGGCgagggggagggggagagaAAGGGCGAGGAGAGTCGCGGCGAGCTGCACGCTTCCGGAGCCGTGACTTCTGTCGGCCTCTGTAATTAGTAATTACAGGCGAACCAGGAACAGCAACAATATGATGTCTACACGGCGAGGAGGGATGCTGCGAGCAGAGATCGATGGGACGTCGATGACCTAACCGCGTGATTTTTTCTCCTCTAAGCGATTCGTACGCGCTCGCCAGATATCGGAACAGCCCGGACGCGCATCTCGCGGTCTCAGCGTTCCGCGCGAACATCGCGTAGTTACGCGCGGTTACGCGGCAGATTATGCGCCGTCTGCGAAATTAACACTCGGAAGGAGGTTTTTAAAGCGGTTACCGCCGTGCGTATACATAGGGGAACGTTTCTTGCCTTGAGCTCGTTTGCGTGTTGCGCGGGCTTATTGCGTAAGGAATGATTCGTAGGATTGGTTTTTAAACTCTGCGCAACGTATTGACTTGTGCGCGGCTTGATTGCGCTGGGACGGTGGTCGATTAAAACCTCAGTACCCGTAATTAAGTATAGGAAGTTAGACTTTTAGAATTACGGTGTTCGCAGTGGCTGGACTGGAAACCGGGAACCACGAGCCTGTGGATTTAAAGCCTCTAAGGGATAATCGGACGTGTATTTTCCTCGCAATCGTAAATCGTTGGATCGAAAGCTCGAAAGATGGTGCGTTTCCTTCGGTGGATGACGATGGTCGGTTCGTATCAATGATTTCTTCGCGTCGAGGTCCTACCGGAATGCGCTTGATTATCGCTGGCCTTCCTTCGATTGAAATAGGTTTATCGTTGATCGTGCAGCGTCGTTTCGTATTACGAAAGTAGGGGGTAACGAAAATGCTCGGTTCGACTCGTCGCTTACCTTTCCGTGGCTGGCGAGTAAAAGAGATGCAAACGGTGTATAATTCATGGCGATTGCAGCGTCGCGGCATTATCATTTACGCAgcgaaacgaaaagaagaaggaaagaagcggaagaaaaagaaaccggCGATCCCGCTGCCGGTATTTACGATATCGAATCGTAGCTGAGAACGTTCGTGTGGCTTCGCGGCAACGCACGAAACGctctttttctttaattaagTGTAGGATGTCGATGAGATTGCCGGTTACATCCCCCCGGGCGTACAAATAGCGCAAAACGACCGACCTAATGTTTATATTAAACTTCCGGGGAGCATAGACATTTCGCCGTCAGCGATGGAAGAGATTAGTAAATCACTCGGCCGGTTAGAATCTAGATTACTCTCGCTAAACTCTCGCTATGTCACAAGAACTAATCTTCTAGGAAATGTTGTACGTTCGGTTGCAACAGCGTGGCTACTCGTTTCTTTGCAGCGTAATACGAGGGACATCGTGGTTGTCGAAGCGTTCCTTCACCTTCCTTTTCATCTTTTAACCCAGCGTACGTCGCACATTTTTCTCGTAGCTATTTCTGCCAGATGGCAACTCTTTGTTAATATTTGCATGAATATACAGATTTTTACGCAACTCGATACCGTCGATCGGTTATTAGCTTCGATAGGTCTGCTTCGAATCGATACATTAaattaacttaaaaaaaaaccGGCGAAATCGCATCTCCAAGGATGATACCTCGTTCAAGGACGTTATCTCTCGTAGATCGCTCTCGTATCAAGATTCTTAACGACTCGCAGTAATAAATATACTAATAAAACGATGGTAAACTCGCTCTTACGATGGCGATTCCACGAGATTAGAGGTTGACGATGAGACGCGTGTCATCGTTAAATAAATTCCTggcaagagaaagaagaaaggaacgaaaggaaagaaacgggGGAAAAGGAAAAGGCAGAAAATATTCTTGGAGACGTGCGATCGATGCCGACGGAACGGCACGCGGTGTGCGTTCGTTTAAAATTTGCCAGCAGATTCGCATAAATAAATATCCGATACAGATCGACGCGATCGCGTGCGTCACGGCCACCGTGCGGAATTCAGCGTGCGACAGCTCGTTAGTGACAGCTTCGGATAGAGTCGTCCGTGGTACGCGTCCGCAGAACCACCGGAGATCGTCATTTATCATTTCAGCGTATGACCGCGCGCGAAACCGCGAATCGACGTAGTAATTTCGCTTAGTGGCGCAACCACCTGTTGAACGCTCGATATCGGCGCTCCTCGTTTCCACGTGTCGCCAATGAATCGTTTTTCCGGTGAATCGTTCGTCCAAGCAATCTAAATTGGTCGATCTGGCACGAAATTTCGAGGTAGTTTGCTCTTTGAAAGGCCAGTAAACCGACGTTTTCATTTATAACACGGCGTTGAATTACACGGCGAAGATACGTTGAATAACAGGAAAAACCGCTAAACTATCAAAACGAAGAAACAGTAAACGAGGAAACTCGTAGAGTTGAAATACTATTAAAATCGGGACGTTAATAGCGGGACCTCCTACGGAATCAGATATACTTTTACGATCCAACAATTCATCTGGGACTTGTACGGTGGTTACCAGGGTTGAAATCGTACAATCAGATACATTCGTTAACGCGTCGCTTGCCTCGGTCTTTTCCTCCTGACACGAACGGTGACCCGTACTTTGACCCGGCGAACATTCCCAACCAACATACATACATCTCCCGCGATGAAAATTATGCGAGACTGGAACTGCTGGTAGGGAACCAGCAGCGAGTGTGTCAGATGGTAACGGGCTTCCCGATGACGtttgaaaaattaagaaaaaaaaaaatcgggGATGTAGATATAGGATGTGACAAACGACATCGCGTCACGGGTCGCGCGTTCGTTCGAATCTGGTCAGAAGTATGGCTTTCGAGCatcgttttatttttccttcCTATCGCGCTACGGATAATTAAACAACGGTGTCGTCGTCGCATGAAGCTAAGCGAGTTCTCGCCCGATTTTTCAGTCTCTGCTCGGCGAAATTTATCATTCGGTCGGAATTCCCACTTGGTTGCAGAAGCTATCCGAGTATCGAAGATTCGATCAGATTTTGCACAAAACCTGCGATTAGATCGAAGTAGCAGTCGAGAACAGACCTTTGTGGCAAGTATCATTTGTTATCGTATAATCGACGCGAAGAGAGTCCACGAAAATGCAATCAATAAGGTGAACACAGCGATATCGAAAGATCAGGGCAATCGATCATCGAAACAACCAAATTCTTTATCTCTGTCAAGGTGGGGATCTAGGTGTTTCTTACGGTTGCAGTAAGGAAGTTTGCGCAACGATAGTTCGATGTTTCTAGCAATTAAATAGGTGGATCGCGTTTAGAGCGAAAAAATCAGACGCGATGGCGCGATGGACGGCATCGACAAGTCGTCTGAAATTGTTTGTACGAGATCGTGAAGTGAAAGGTATTTGTATGAGCCGTTCTTGAATAAACGCCGCTTGGGTAAACATTTCCTTCGAACGGAAGACGAAACTCGAACAAGAGAGTCCTTGCGCTGTCCAATTATGGACAATGACGGGGTTATCGAAGCGTTCTCGATTCGTCGAAAATAACGAGCAACGCTCGAAATCGGAGAAAGTCTGTGTAATTAATTCACACGGGAGTGAAGAGTCGGAGGTCGTAATCGTTGGTAAATTCGGAAGGGTCAAGGATCACGGGTCACTCATAGGAACAGGAAGTTTTATTGTGAGACGCGTAATATCGGAGAGCGTCCGACGAGAAACACGATTTCCTTTAAGCCGTGGCTCTCGAGCAACAGAACGCTGTTAATATATCCAGAGAACGAGCTACATGACAAACAGGTTTCTCCTCGTGGCGTTGTACAGTGTTAGGAAGCCATTGAAGCGAGCGGTGCCAAGTTTCTGTGGCAGGTGATAACGCGAAACCGAAGATTTTATCGAACCATCGCGAATTTAGTCCTCGTTCGACGATCTCTTTTCCACGTCGTTTTCTAGAACCTCTAGATGATACGCAATTCGTATCGTATGGATAGAAACCTATACCTACGTAACGAGCCAAAATTTTGAAATCGTTGCTTATTTCGTAGAACTCGAGAATCTACAAAGAATTGGGTTAGAATTCCTTTAGATTTGGAATAACGAAAATCCTCGCCAAGTAGCGAACTCTGGTTTGGTTAAAAGACTTCTTCCCAGAAACTGTCGTTCGTTTTCTATTCTAATCTCCTTCGATTTATAGGTGACAATGTCAAGGCCACGGCATATCACACCACTAGAGAGAAATCGAATTATTCGTGGCCCGGTGGAGGGTGAAGCGGACCATTACCATTCTAATTGGCAGCATGAATAACCATCCGTCGAGCAGCCAGCGAACAAATCGAAGGCGGAGGCGTCGAGGATCACGTGAGTACGAAAGAAAATTACAAATACGATTAACCGCGATTACGGTAATGACGACGCTAAAGATCGGGTATAACCAGAGAATAGCTGACACACACCTACTTAAAAAGTATCTTGTACGTATATACCACGGTGGTTGAAAAACACAGCGACCGTAACGGGATCAAAATCAATGGACCACGGTCCTAACAGCGACTTAAAGCGGTGCATCGTGGCAACGGACCATTCTCTGTCACCCTCGCACGTAACGCCAGGGCACATCCACTTTCTATGCAGATGGCAAAAGCCCGCAGGGTCAAAACTATTTTTCATCGAGCTTTTAGATAAATTACGGTTCCTTCGAGATTAGCGCGACTTTGGTCCGACTCGGTGGCCCCACCACGTCTCCCTCCAATTTCTCTTACCTGTTAGATTC
Protein-coding regions in this window:
- the RpS11 gene encoding ribosomal protein S11; protein product: MADQSERAFQKQPTIFLNRKKGLGPKRRKPMRYSRNVGLGFKTPREALEGTYIDKKCPFTGNISIRGRILTGVVQKMKMQRTIVIRRDYLHYIRKYNRFEKRHRNMSVHLSPCFRDVEIGDVVTIGECRPLSKTVRFNVLKVSKGTGSKKSFKKF